Below is a genomic region from Streptosporangium album.
GAACTCGAAGGTGGGCGTGGCCGACAGGTTCGACTCGGGCTGCACCGAGGAGAGCAGCACCCACAGGAACGGGCCGAGGAACGCCAGCGTGATCACCGCGAGGGAGCCCAGCGCGGCGCCACGGGCGGCAATCCGCGTCATCGGTCCTCCACCTTGATCAGCCGGAGGTAGAACAGGGAGAACAGCGCGCCGATGACCAGCATCACCAGGGCCATCGCGCTGCCGTACCCGATCTCGAAGTAGCGGAAGGCCTGCTCGTACATGTACAGCGGCGTGGTCTGGCTGGCCGTGCCCGGGCCGCCGCCGGTGAGCGCGTAGATCAGGCCGAAACTCGCCAGGGTCTGGAGCGTGATGAGCATCAGGTTGGACATGATCGAGCGCCGGATCAGCGGCAGGGTGACGTGCCGCAGCCGGGCCCACAGGCCCGCGCCGTCCACCGAGGCGGCCTCCAGCAGCTCGCCGGGGACGTCCGACAGCGCCGCCGAGTAGACCAGCATGGAGAAGGCGGTGCCACGCCAGACGTTGGCCAGGATGACCGCGACCATCGGCGCGGTGAACAGCCACTCCTGGGAGATGCCGAGCACCCTGTTGAGGGTGCCCTCCTCGGCGAGGAAGGAGTACCAGCAGGCGGCGGCGACCACCTCG
It encodes:
- a CDS encoding carbohydrate ABC transporter permease, whose translation is MTVTAAAPARVAGSPPPGEPRRDPRRTLRWLLPMGPALVLLAVFLAGPILWTFYIAFTNETLTGSASVNSRFVGLDNFTRMFADDDFVNSFVLTFLFVIGSAVIGQNILGLLIALLQRGRGRVTRAVVNGVVIAAWVVPEVVAAACWYSFLAEEGTLNRVLGISQEWLFTAPMVAVILANVWRGTAFSMLVYSAALSDVPGELLEAASVDGAGLWARLRHVTLPLIRRSIMSNLMLITLQTLASFGLIYALTGGGPGTASQTTPLYMYEQAFRYFEIGYGSAMALVMLVIGALFSLFYLRLIKVEDR